In Rhodamnia argentea isolate NSW1041297 chromosome 1, ASM2092103v1, whole genome shotgun sequence, the genomic window GCCACTGCAGCACAGGTTGAAATTTAAGGTATCTCCACATTTCCATAACACCCGGCAGTTGACACAAAATGCTAGTCCTGTTTGATCACTGAAGTTTCCTGCCTAATTATTAGGAGAATGGTTCTTTAGTTGGTGCTAGCGCTTCTACTAAGAGGTCAGTAGATTCAGAAAAGCAAATTTCACGTCGGAATGTTGAGCTTTCTCACTATCAACTTTCTCGTGGAACCCGTTTATAGGGCAAAAGCTGTGAACAGGGCTCGGTTAGGTGATCAGGTAAACACGTCACTCAATGTGCTGCATTGACTATTTGCCGCCCTCATTTTGATCTAGATGACAAAAGCATCTTAACAGGAAGCAGAATGTAAATGCTGATGGCCTGGAAGCCCTCCCAATTGTGCAATGGCCAATCTTTTTGGATAAGAATGTCGGCCTAGGCACAAGTCTGTACATTCTGGAGATCTATCTTTCGAACTTGATTCCTAcgaatcaagaaaaaattggtTATGTATTTATCAAAAGGTATGTGCCGTAGATAAATTGATTCTTCTTCCTACCGTATAGCGAACGGACCTGTAAGTGTGGCTGGACAACTAGATTCTTCCACGAGCTTTTGTCATTGGTAGATAGCGTATAGGCTGACATAGCCGTGCTGATTGAATTTTTCGGTTCTTTGCAGATTAGTCATGCTGCTGCAAGTCCAGATTCTTTTACTCTTCTGGCAAGGATTATTCTTTCGTTCGCATGCCTCGTTGCTGATCTCCTGGGAATTCACACGTACCTTGGTTTTCTGGTGATTGGAGTGTTGGAAAATTCGTAAAATATTGGGCGTTAAGCTTGATCCCACGTTTTAGTAAtcatttaattgtgaaaatacTGTGTCGCGTTGCTTGGGTTATGTTACATTGTATCAGAGAAGACAAAAATTCTAATCGTCATTGGGAAGTCCGATTGATTGTGGAGCCAAAACATGCTGCCAAGGGCATCTCTTTGAAGCTCAAGATCGGTTTTCAAGGTACTCTTAGAATAATCAGCTTGCAGTCggctttaatttttatttttattttttgcctgtATTGTTGGGTCTAAATTGATTTTCTCATCACTTTGTCATCTTTGTCTGAGGTCACCATTTGAGGAGAAATGTCTGAGGTCACCATTTGAGGAGAAATTGTCGAACGAGTAATAAACCTAATACCAACTCAATAATAAGCTTTTTCAACTTTATCAATTTACTAATAAACCAGAATAATGACGTCGGAATTTCGTGTAAGggttggactaaattgacaaattaaaaaagttcaggattgaattagataattttccctatCATTTAAAAAGTTCAGGATCCAATTCCATGCTTGTAGATATCAATATCCCCCTTTACTTACCTTAATGGCACTTTTTTAGATGTGCCTATGGATGAAGCCATGACGGCCCTCTGATTGGGCTGATAAAGGTCGGCTCGAGCTTTGCTGATTAAGGAAATATTCAATCAGGAACTGAGTGAAGAGATGTCCGTGCGAGATTCAATAGTATGCCTGGACTTGGACAAATAACACACTGTCCCATCTAATTATCACCAAAAGCCAGCACCCTAGGATTTGCAAAATCACCATGAAACTCTCAAACCAAAGCAACTGCTAAAATAGGAAGTCTCATAACGCAAACACATCCAAACTTTCGGGAGGCTGTACATATACTGCTTCTGTCACAAAGTACAACATAGAATGGTTAAATGACTACATTACCCTCGCACAACATCCCCTTCATGCTCCTAGGTGCACGGTAGAGCTAACCTGCACGAACAACGAACAAAACGAGGAGGCTATGATAATATTAACGTACTTGAAAAAGGACGGCTTCATGTGGCACCGTCATGAGGTGAAGTCATCTTGCTCGGATGGGTCTCTCCAACAAGTGAGCGAAATCATTTGTGTTAGGTGATTGAGATCATCTTAACCAACCTTACCTTAGTACAAACATATATGTAGTGAACGTCAGGATTTCTGCCCAACAATGTTTCCGTGGGGTTTTCTTCATTGTCCATGGGGACAGGGTTGTTTAGCTCCCATATATGGTCAGATTTTCCAACAAGCTTTTCTGCAGACATGTTAGAATGAATCTAAGACATACCGACATCATAATTCTCAATAACACGGACATCGCTTTGCATGATGGAATTGACAACAGGTGTGACATTGCCAATCAACTGATGGGACGAAAATCTATGCATAATCCATTAGAAGCAGCTTAGAGCATACTATATGGTTTGCACACCGTGCAAGCAATGACACGTCAAATCCTCATTGCATGCCATCAACAAGCAAGTGAAGACTGGACGACCTTATTACTTTGTTTAACACTATAAACCAATTTCTAGACTTTCCAGATGGCATCATGCCAATCAGAATGATCAATTTTAGGATGGGCAGGTTCAAGATTAAAAGCTTAAAACCTATTCCACTAGAGTCAGTTTCTagtttttgaaaatgaaaaccgAGTCGATACCCCTAGCAGTTGGCTTGGAATCTAGCTAGCCAGTTTCAGGGTAGACTCGGAATTGGCTCTACACTCAATTCTAAACAAATTTAAGTATCGTCATTATTTAGGAAAAAATATTGTGTTAACTATCTTTGGCTAGTAATTAAATCATTGATGTCAAACTTGGGAAGTTTGATCCCTGTGTCTATGTTTTACTATgaagtaaaaatatatattaaaattaccgTTGAGTATGTAATATCAATTATGtgatttttacaaaacaaatagGGCCCTAGTAGACTTGGGAACCAATCTAGAATTCCAGATCGGTTCCAGGCCTTTTCAAACTATAACCAATTTGGCTCtcagttttaatttttcaaaaccgaCTCACTTTCAAACCGATCACAATTGACGGGTAAAATTGACGGTTCACAAAATTGTGGATGGAACCGGTCAACACCGCTTCCCAAATCTTTTACCCACACTCCCGTGCGTTGCCCTTGTGAAACGGCAAAGACTCGATTGACAAGGCCAATTTGGTTCGGTTCCTAGTTTGACCAGCTCAATTGTTCGCCCCCATTGTATCAGCGGTAAGGAAAAAGGCCAACAGCAATACGTTGAGAGTCTGTATGTGGTATTTCCCTAAACAGAGAAGACCACCTTGAATTTTAGGTAAGTGATAACAACAGCTTCTTTTGACTGACCTATCACGTGAAGTTTTATTGCCCACGAGCCGGTTTCTTTCAACAAATTCAACCGGTATGTTGGAGCTCCATATGTAATCTGCAGCATCCATGAGAGTAATTACATCCATGACAGTAGTTATCAGCATTTAGTTCACATGCAATCAGGCTACTGGAAAGAAAATACCAGACTAAGAAAAGAAGCATAGAGGAGTAAAAGTGATATCTGTAAGGGATGTGCTTACTAGAATATAGATGCCCTTATCCTTGAGGACCCTATAGTTTGTCATTGACTGCTTCAATAATGGtgaagaaatcaagaaaaacactGAACACATGCAAAACAGTCGAGTGTGTTTGTTCACTGAGTTCAGTATACCTCCCAATTTCCTCGAGCATCTTAGCAGCATTTTGCCGAGAATTATGTGCACACTGCACAAGAAACATCAGAGTCAGTAATCAACTTTGGCACATGAAAGAAATTCACATGCTGCACTCACCAGTAAAGAATCTAGGGTACCTGGAACATACCACAAGAAACAAAATCAGCAGATGATTTGACTAACCTTATTACGGAGGCAATCAATGGAAAGATCATATTGAAGGAAGTAATCAATGAAGTACCTTTATCAATCACGGCGTTGAACGAACATGAATCGAAGCCGCTCATCTCTCGAACATCCATTTTCATATCTACTATGTAATGAAGGAAAATTTAGGCAAATTGTAGGCGAAGCAAGCAGTTACACACTCTCCTGTATGTTCCAATGGATGATCCGCCATTTCCTTCAGCATCTTCTAATCCTGGTCACATTCTACTTCTAGTAGGGGAAACGACTAACGAGTTTAAAAAGGTACAAGATGCATTCCAATCTACTGAAGGTCGCGTTGTGGACAAAAAGAAGAGGATGATAAATTTGAAAGCTGCCATGAAAGATACATTTTAGCTGAGGTCGATTAGAGTACTTCTTCTGCATAGCTTCAATCACGATGGATGATATATCGATATTCACCACATCCTCGTAACCATCATCCACCATACCCTCGCTAAATTCTGCAGCCAGCGTGTAAATTACAGAGATAACTTTGACCCAAGTCGAATGCATCAATCAATTCGTGCTTTTTGCCGTAACTATCGTTATCATGCCGTGCCAAATCTAAATAAAGTATCTATATCCGTCTGACTTGAACCCTGATATTGCTAATTATAGGCGTCACATTTCTCTACACACAATCGCATTTCGCAAAATGTCCATCAAGTGGCTTACAGTGCATGAAATCGCAGCTGGCATAACATAAGGCAACATCGTATGCGAACAATCGCGCATCAATTGAAACACACGTAAATCCGAAGTACAACACGATGTTCCCAGCGCGATCAAGCTCCATCCAAACACATCCATCGGCGTGCCACCCCCTCGCGCCATCTAGATTGCTCACAAAGCAAATCCAACATCTCAAGAAACCAGACGCCGCGCGAAGGATCGTTTCACAGGTAACTCATCAAACGTCGTCTAAAAACCGAAACAACATTCCTACGAGAGATCGCGACGGGGATGGAGAATGCGTACCTGAGTTACCGCATCCGACGACGAGGACACGATCTCCGCGAGGAACATAGAGATTGACAAGAGGCGCCAAGGAGCGGTACTTCTGGTACCAATCGAACGGTCCAGAGTCGGTCTCGTACCGCTTGTCCCAGTACCACGGCTCGCCGTACGCTtgcgtcgccgtcgccgtcgtcgtcccCATCGGCGCTCGAGACCGATCTTGAAATGAAATGCGGATATGAGATGAAATGCGTCGGTGTGAAGGAACGAGTgagagagcagagagagagagagaggccgggAGCTTGCCTTTGTATGGTCGTTCCGTACATGGTGGAGGGTTTGTTTGGAAATTTGAGACTATTGAAGGGGTATTGTGGTCAATGTGTCTCGTGAACTCGTCGCAACCTTCCCCCGCGTGCGCGTTAGTTCTGGAATCTACCGACACaaaaattttaatcatttttcagtttttaattaTCGGGGCCCCAATCCGCGAGTACCGCTACTGACCCTCGGGCCAAATCCCTTTGTAATGAacgcataaaaaaaagaaacggggCATTTCATGAAATCATTTGTCGAAACGAAATAATTTACCGAGACATTAATATGTTTTTGTccgattttaagatttttttttgtttagacataaaagaggaaaaattttaaaaataagaatataaatcgaaccttttcaaataaggatttaaaaTACTACCATTTTTCCAAAGAAAAGTCTaaagtaaattttattttaaataagatccTGAATGGCCACGGAATCTCAAAAAAAGCATAATTTccacggcattttcttcatcttcctttactttcttttttttttttcttttttttatatttttaaaaattgaaaaataaaaagcacaCACAAAAGCAGGAAATGGCAAAAATGTTATTTAGATTAGGCCCATTTTTGAGACTTTATATCCACtttaaacctttatttgagaaaataacacTACTTCATACCTCTATTTGCAAAATTTCATTAAAATTAGCATTCATataacttaaaataattagttaataattttttttattatcaataccAATTCATGTCTAAACATTGCCGTGtatacaatgaaaatattttttatttatttatttttgtaagtgttacaaataattattttttatattgcgttttttaaattatttatttttttaaaataaataacatGCTTACCCTGGTGGCTATAgtattattctttattttttttaatattgttatattatttttaacatttttttgttatatacTTAAACATAATCATTGcgataaagaaaaaatgacataaataaattcatcaatcatcctcctcctcctcctccaaaaaTACTCTCTGGGAAATTCGTGCTCGCGAGACGGCTTTCGCTTCGTCCTCCACCGAGCTCGGGACGGTGTGACAGGTGCGTCGCCAGTTTCCTCAGGTCTTTTCTTCGTGCCTTGGTTCGCGTCTTGTCCAGTCATCCTTACTGATGGTGGTCGTGGATCTATTTCGACTCTCGTTCTGGCATGGTCGACACATTTGCACGTACTGCACCAATGACCATTTCCCTGTGCTTCTCCCGTCGCGTGTTTTCCTTTGTCGGGTTGCCATGATTCGGTTGTTCTTTTCGGTGATCTGCGGAGGCGATTTGGTGTCCTTCTTAAGCATACGGTGGCTCCCCGAGTTTGCACACCAAGCGTTTGTTTCAATGTTTGATAGAAGTTCAATATCTTGTCTTTTCTCTCGTCATCTATAACTTGTTTTAGCTCATGTGTCCATTCACTAATTAACTGACGTTTCAAGAGGTAACGATCAGGGAGATAACCCAACTGCCCAAAGATTCGAGACACGTAGAGATTACTTCTTAGTTCATGAGGACGAGGAAAACTACTCTATTTGCCCCTAAAAGATCGAAAAGATGCACTTCGATTATACCGTCATGGTCTGAATTTGAAAAATCGACGGATGActataaaaagaataaagaaggaGGATTTAAAATGCGAGAATGATGGTACTTTGACCGATCTGTGTTTAGAGAAATGCTAACAAGAGTGCCATCACTTTTGTATAGGATGAGCTATTAGTGAGTTGCTTAGTTACCTCAACTCATTGTGAAGCACGTGTGAAGGAAAATAGCTAGGAGCAATGTGCTAGAAGTTTATGAGAAAGAGAAGTGGAATATGGTTTCAATTGATTAGTTTTTTTGTTATGTATGCTATTTCCATATTCAAAAGCAATGTATAGGCGACGAATGGTGTTGGATATAAGTCCTTAAAGTTTTCTCACGCAAAAATGGGTTAAGTTGAGTCAGTCTAATTTTCGACCCACCCAAATCCTACACTGACCTATCCATTTGACAGATTTTCCACTAACTAATaccaataaatatattttgacCATGTATGCAACTTTTTTTCGGTCCCTGTTTGCTTTGGGGATTTTGTTGGTTGAGCATAGAAGAACCTTACCAAGGGCGAGTTCTTGCTGGAGTCTTGTAGGTTAAATCATCGCGAGCACTGAACTGAATAGTCTCTTTTGTAATGGCTCATGATGATTTGGGTGTTGATGGATTGAATTTAAGTGACTCGTGCAACTCGGCCCCAATCTCCGAGGATACTCAACAAGGTGTTTCCGAGAATGATGGTGGTATTCAGATCACGTGCTTCAGTGAAGTTGTCAACGATTCGActcttcattttcaaataatcCGCCTCCAAAAGCAGGTTAGTTGGGAAACTCTCTCTCCTAATGTTGCTTTTAGTCTTACTTTACAGTGCTTTTGAGTGAGATGGTAAAGCTACAGACGGCGATTTTATTGGAGGTTTAAACTGCATGTTTTTGGTTCAGCTTTTCATTTAGATGTTATTTGGGAATCTGTGGACTTAGCATAGCCCGATCATTTGCTTGTGGATTGGCGGAACTTCCAAGCATTCAATGTGCTAGACTTAGTTATTGGTACTGTAATATAGAAAATCTGGTGCGAGGAATTACTGGGAAAATGTGATTTTAGAATGTTAATACTAGGGTACGTCCACAATAGGGTGCTTGGTAAAATAATGAGATGAATGTGTTGTTCTTGTTTGATACTTCATTTGTGCTCACTGATCCTTCTGTTGGATGCAATGTGTTGAGAGTTTCTTGGACTTTTAGTCTGCAACATGCATGGTGTAGGAGATTTGTCTAACTCTGTGCGTGAGATTCTGTTTCTTCTACTGggattaaaaagtgaaaaaagctAATTTCTCCTTGTATGACCTGAATTTTAGCTGCAGTACTTGCTGATTGGGAGACTTTGAGGTAGATATAATGATTATCTTCAATGACTGATGCTGTTTGCTAGTGGCATTTTATTGGAGCTCTTTGTCCATATGCCATGTTATGTCCgatcaaagagaaaaaagaaggtcCATCTTATATTAGCTACGCTATAGTTTAAGGTTTTCTGTCAGAGGCACGCCTATGAAGGCTTAATTTTTCTTCATCTACAACAGTTGTTGGTGATATTACAGTACTGTTCAACTTCATTGAGATTGATAATAACATACATGAACTTTGTTTCCAATAGGATTTGCTACTAGTTCTAGCTGCTTCTCATTGCTTTTATTCATTGACCATTATGCCTTTCTTGTGACTGTAGATCTATGCTTGGATAGGTTGTAACTCTTCAAAGCTTGGACGTCTCTATGCAGCTTCATCTACACGACCTGTAAGTTGCAGGGTGCGGTTGTTGAACATATGTACAACCCCTCTCACGGACTGATGATTCCTCTGATTGCACAGGCCAACCTTGTTAGCGTGACTTCTATACTCGGTGGAGCTTCCGATAATACAGGATCTGGCATTGCTAGAAGATTAGGTAACAACTCGTCTATGATATATATGACTAATCCTTTGCTCCATTGGGTAACATTTTTTGCCTCTCAGTCATAAAGACGGGTCTCAACATCATCCTCGCTTGCAATATCCCGAAGAATAACCCCATGCTTGAGgttaacacacacacactctctctctctctctctctattttacGTCTATACATAAATATCCTTCCTTTTGGGTTTTCAGGCAGATGCTGAGAGACTATTAATACAGAAGCTGGTCAGCCTGGGGTACAGAAGGCCTAAACCTGACGGGTCGTCTGTTTGATGATGGATTTACTTACTGTTGCTCGTTCAATTTCATTGGGGATCGCTCTGTAAGCGAGtcttttttgtttccccttttcTCTCGTGTCTGGTTCTCCGGGGAAGTGCATATTCTAGCTTTTGTGGCTTAGTTATGGATGCGACTTAAATTTCAAATTCTTCCTCATGATTGGAGCGACAGAACAAACTGTATTTACATTTATATGTTTCCAAGGTTTTCCCTGCATTGTCGGCCTCAAAAGAGAGAACACTCACCATACGAGCTTTCTTAACTTGCGTTCTCTTCTATTTTGGATTTCCACGATACTGTGTTCTTTGAAGAATTTACTCTAGTAGATATATACACTGGAGGCAAATGATGGGTGCATAAAGCCTGACAAGAGAGAGCTCTCCTCTTTGAGAAGTTAGAACCATTAATCGGTCGAGGCGCAGTATGCACCGCCTTCATCTTTATTGGATCACAGAATGTACAAATTTACATAATTTACAATTTCAAAGTGCTGAGAGAATGGACAGGTTATTCCAGTTAAGGGGTCCCCAGCATTTACTAAAAGGAAGGGGACCTGCATGGGAGTCATTTGTACAGCTTAGCCAAAGGTCTTCTCACTGCTATAGCACATGTACAGAAAGCCATCATCATCCTTGAAAGACTGATAAATGAGGTCCAGCCGACTTGCTG contains:
- the LOC115747714 gene encoding EEF1A lysine methyltransferase 4; protein product: MGTTTATATQAYGEPWYWDKRYETDSGPFDWYQKYRSLAPLVNLYVPRGDRVLVVGCGNSEFSEGMVDDGYEDVVNIDISSIVIEAMQKKYSNRPQLKYMKMDVREMSGFDSCSFNAVIDKGTLDSLLCAHNSRQNAAKMLEEIGRVLKDKGIYILITYGAPTYRLNLLKETGSWAIKLHVIEKLVGKSDHIWELNNPVPMDNEENPTETLLGRNPDVHYIYVCTKVSSTVHLGA
- the LOC115747715 gene encoding proteasome assembly chaperone 4 isoform X1, whose translation is MVVVDLFRLSFWHGRHICTDSCNSAPISEDTQQGVSENDGGIQITCFSEVVNDSTLHFQIIRLQKQIYAWIGCNSSKLGRLYAASSTRPANLVSVTSILGGASDNTGSGIARRLVIKTGLNIILACNIPKNNPMLEADAERLLIQKLVSLGYRRPKPDGSSV
- the LOC115747715 gene encoding proteasome assembly chaperone 4 isoform X2, with translation MAHDDLGVDGLNLSDSCNSAPISEDTQQGVSENDGGIQITCFSEVVNDSTLHFQIIRLQKQIYAWIGCNSSKLGRLYAASSTRPANLVSVTSILGGASDNTGSGIARRLVIKTGLNIILACNIPKNNPMLEADAERLLIQKLVSLGYRRPKPDGSSV